Part of the Candidatus Auribacterota bacterium genome is shown below.
TGTGGTTGCATTCAGCTCTTTCATAGAACTTTTAACACTACCGGTTCGAAAGTCACAGCTCCCCCCAGTTCTTCCCCGTCTTCACGTGCGCCCTGATTGGAACGTTGAGTTTCCAGACGCCTTCCATTTTCGCGCTCACCATGTCGCCGAGAGACTGCGCCTGGCCGCCCGCCACCTCGAACAGGAGCTCGTCATGGATCTGAATCAGCATCGCCGCCCGCCACCTCCCCTCCCTGAGATCCTTCGCTATCTCCCGCATGGCGATCTTGATCAGGTCAGCGGATGATCCCTGGATAGGGGTATTGATCGCGATCCTGCGCCCCAGATCGCGGGTTGACTGACTGCGGCTCGTGAGCTCCGGCACCGCGCGCCGGCGGTTCAGCATGGTGCTGACATACCCCCGTTCGGTTGCCTCGACCAGGCTCTTCTCAATATAGTCACGCAGGCCGCGGTAGTGCTCAAAGTAACGGTCTATCACGCGCTGAGCCCCGGACGGCTCTATACCGAGCTCGCGCGCGAGGCCATAGGCGCTCATGCCGTACACGATCCCGAAGTTGACCGTCTTGGCCTGCCTCCTCATCTCGGGTGTCACCCGGGCCGGCTCGACGTCGAAGAGCGCGGCAGCCGTGCGGGTATGGATATCCTCGTCTCTCCGGAACGCCTCCATCAGCTCCCTGTCCCCTGAGAGGTGCGCAAGGATGCGGAGGTCGATCTGCGAATAGTCCGCCGAGAGCAGCACCATCCCCTCGCTGCCGGGGATGAAGGCCTCCCTGATGCGCCGTCCCAGCTCGGTGCGAACAGGAATGTTCTGGAGGTTCGGGTCGCTCGACGACAGCCTCCCGGTCGCCGTCCCGGCCTGATTGAACGAGGTATGAATCCTCCCCGTGCGCGGGTTGACCATCCGAGGCAATGCGTCAACGTAGGTCGTCTTCAACTTGTTCAACTGCCGGTACTCGAGCAGCTTCGACGGCAAGGGATGGATTTTAGAGAGCTTCAGGAGCGCATCGTAATCGGTCGAGTGACCCGTTTTGATCTTCCGCGAGGCAGGCATCTTCAGCCTCTCGAACAACACCCGCCCGAGCTGCGCGGGGGAATTGATATTGAACGGTTCACCCGCCATCTCATAGATTGATTTTTCGAGCTCATCCAGCTGCGCCCCTATTTCACCGGACAGGCGCTCGAGCAGTGCCGTATCAATCCTGACGCCGACGGCCTCCATCTCCGCGAGCACCCCGACGAGCGGCATCTCAACCTCCTGGAAGAGCCCCCACATCCCCTGTTCCTCGAGGCGAGGCCGCGTCAGGCGGCACAGCCGCAGGGTGACATCCGCGTCTGCGCACGCGCAGTCGCAGACCGTCTTCAGCGGCACGTCCCTCATGCTGATCTGTTTCTTGCCCGCGCCGATCAGGTCCGAGATGGGCGTGAGCCTCATGTCCAGGTACTCGAGGGCGAGGTCAGCGAGGCCATAGGCCGCCTGTGAGGGATTGAGCAGATAGGCGGCGAGCATCGTGTCAAATGAACCCCCCCGCAGCTCCACGCCGCACCGCCTCAGGACGAGCATGTCATATTTGATGTTCTGACCTATTTTCCGAACGGCGGGGTTTTCAAGCACGGGACGGAGCGTGGCCATGATCTTCTCAGGCGCGAGGCTCCCGTTGAGGGGAACGTAAAAACCCTCTCCCGGCCGCCAGCTGAACGACACACCAACGGGATCAGCGCGCATCGGATCCCCGCCGGTGGTTTCCAGATTCATCGAAACCGCCTCCTGGCGAGCCAGCGCTGAGGCGAGTTCTTCCAGGGCGATTGCATCGGTGACGCACGCGTAGGCCTTCTCCCCCGATTCCGCCCCGCCGGCAACCTCCGCGTGGAGCTTTCTGAATTCGAACCTGCGGAAGAGCGCGGAGATCCTGTTTCGATCAGGACTCCTCACCAGGCACTCGTCGGGGCCAAATTCAAGCGGGACATCCCCCTTGAGCGTGACCAGTTCACGGGAGAGCCGCGCCTGATCGGCGAAACGCTTCAGGTTCTCCCGCCGTTTCTCCCCCTTGACCCGCTCCATATTCCCCAATACCCCCTCCAGATCACCGAACTCCCTCACGAGCTCGATTGCCGTCTTCTCGCCTATCCCGGGCACGCCAGGAATGTTATCGCTCGCGTCACCCGCGAGGGCGAGCACATCCACCACCTTCCCCGGCTCGACGCCGTAGCGCCGCATCACCGCGTCCTCATCATAGATCTCGCCGTTGTCCGGCCTGAAAACCGAGATGCCGCTCCCCACGAGCTGGAGCATGTCCTTGTCGCTCGTCACGAGATACACGTCGTAACCCGAACGTGATGCCGCGACTGCGAGGCTCCCCATGAGGTCGTCCGCCTCGAGGCCGTCTCGCTGGAGGATCATGATCCGGTATGCCTCGATGACCTCTTTGATGAGGGGGAGCTGCCCCAGGAGATCCTCCGGCATCGGCTTCCGGTGCGCCTTGTACGCCTCAAAGCGCTCATGGCGAAATGTGGGTGTTGCGCTGTCGAAGACAACGGCGATCGCGTCAGGCTTCCGCTCCCGCATGAGCTTCAGCAGCATGTTCGTAAACCCGTACACGGCGTTCGTCGGCTCCCCGGATGAAGTGCGCAGATCGCGGATGGCATAAAATGCCCTGTACGCGCATGACATGCCGTCTATGAGGAAAAGCTTCCGCCGTTGCAGGGTCAAACCCGAAGTTCTAAGTTGTCTATGGGAAGAAGCTTCCACCGTTGCACCTGCTACTGAAGATCGAACCACCCCACACCCCAGTGAACAGTGGAGAGTGGATAGTGTTATTAAGATCAGTCTCGTCTATTTAAGCTAAGAAACCTGCTATGGATTGCCGCTGGATTAACTTCATATAGGTTAGAAAGGGGTGGGATGATCGTCCCCTACAACACCTTCATCATAAAGGGTAGACTAGCACACCCACCATTCTGCCGTCAATAATTATTTTGATGACGTTGGGCGTCTCCTATTTGCTCCTCAGCTGGATCAAGATCTGCTCCGGATCCTGTGCCGCGGCCATCATCGACTCATAGCTGATCGTGCCCTTGCGGTACATCTCCATGAGCGACATATCCAGGGTCTTCATTCCGAACCTGGACCCCGTCTGAATATCAGACTGGATCCTGAATGTCTTATTTTCCCTGATCAGATTCTGGATTGACGGGGTGGCGATCATGATTTCAAATACCGCCACTCTCCCCCTGCCGCCCGCCCTCACCAGCAGGATCTGCGAGATGACCGCCACAATGCTCTGCGAGAGCTGTGATCTCACCTGGGCCTGTTGCCCGACGGGGAAGGCGTCAATGATGCGGTCCACCGTGCGCCCGGCTCCCGTGGTGTGGAGCGTGGAGAAGACGAGATGCCCGGTCTCCGCCGCCCTGATCGCAGCCTCCATGGTGGCGAGGTCGCGCATTTCACCGACAAGGATGACATCAGGATCCTGGCGCAACCCGCGGACGATGGCCTCGTGGAAATCGGGCACATCCACTTCAACCTCGCGCTGGGTAACAACCGCCTTGGCGTGGTCGTGAAAATATTCAATGGGATCTTCAATGGTGAGTATGTGGCACTCCTTCTCCTGATTGATGACATTGAGCATCGCCGCGAGGGTCGTGGTTTTTCCGCACCCGGTCGGCCCCGTGATAAGGACCATGCCGCGCGGCGCGTAGAGGAGGTTTTTGATCATCGGCGGGAGTCCGATCTCCTCCATGGTCATCATGCAGGAGGGGATCAGACGAAGCGCCATCGCGAACGACCCCTTCTGTTTATAGACGCTCACCCTGAAGCGCGCCCTGTCGCCGAAGCTGAATCCGAAATCCACTCCTCCCCGGGACCGCACCTTTTCCTGATTCTGGTCAGAGGTGATGCTCCTGACAAACTTCTCGGTATCGGTCGCGACGAGCGGGGGCATCTCCAGAGGCAGCAGCCTCCCATCCACGCGAATCGTCGGGGGGCACCCCACGCATATATGGAGATCAGAAGCCCCCTCCGCCACCACACGCTCCAGCAACTCCTTCATGTCAACCATGACCTATCACCTCATTTCTGGTTATAGTAAATGTTTTTGTCAAAAAGCAATGCTTTTCTCTTTTTTATTTCTGCCTCGGCCGCCCGCGAGGCGGCCGCCATCACCCTGATGAGGGGGACGCCGCGCTTTGATGCCAGGCGGGCGCAGTCGTCGTGCTCGGGCGAGACGCTGACATGGCCGTCCGGCCGCTTCGCCAGCTTCACCCGCACGCGCCCGTAGGGCGTCCGCGCGCTCACCACCACCCTCGGGAGAATCAGGCGCTGCGCCTCGCTGAACCGCACGCCGAGCGTCGTGCTCTCCATAAAGATGATATCCGCCACGAGGGGTATCTTCTCCGGCGCGCACAGCACCGTGAGGAGCTGCCCGGGCCTGTTCTTCTTCATCATGATCTGAGTGATATACACATCGAGCGCCCCGCCGGCATACAATCTTCCGCTCAGGTAGTCGTAAATGGCGGGCGACATGTCATCTATCTCGGTTTGGACCACCCCCACCGCATCCGTTTCGCAACAATCCCCCCCCTGGCCAATCACGAGGCGCAGGAGATTCGGAAATTCCTTGAACTGCTCCCCGCCCGCCCCGTAGCCCACATGGGTTATCCTCATCGCCGGCATCTGCCCGATCCGATTCGCGCAGGCCTTTAAAATGGCGGCACCGGTGGGGGTAACCATCTCGCCGTGGATCCTGTGCTGATAGACCGGCATGCCCCTCATGAGCTCGGCCGTCGCGGGCGCGGGAACCGGCAACGTCCCGTGCGCGCACTCCACCGTGCCCGAATTCCAGGGGAGCGCCGAGGAATAGATTTCACTCACGCCCAGCGCGTGCAATCCGGCGAGCGAACCAATCACATCAACAAGCGCATCAACCGCGCCGAGCTCGTGGAAATGTGCGCGGGCGAGCCTGGTCCTATGAACCCTCGACTCCGCCCGTGCCAGTTCCAGGAAGGCCCGCTCGGCTCCCGCGCTGACACGCTCCGGGAGCTTGCTCCGCCGCACGATCGCGAGGATGTCCCTGATCCCGCGGACCCTCTTCCCCGCTCCTGGCTCAACACGAACGATGACCCTCGTCCCCCCCAAACCGCCGCGCGTCACGCGCCGCGCATCGAGCCGATATCCCCTCACGGGGACACGGCTGAGGGCGCGCTCGAGCTCCTTCAGTTTCAAGCCGGCATCGAGGAGCGCCCCGAGAATCATGTCGCCGCTGACCCCGGCGAAACAGTCGAAATAGGCAATTTTCATATACCGATGACCCGTCATTCGTCGCTCGTCGTTCGTACTTCGCATCTCGTTGCTAATCCCGATATACGAACCACGAATCACGAACGACGATTTATAAGGGCTGCGGCATAGCCCGCGCCGAACCCGTTGTCTATATTCACCACCGTGACCCCCGCAGCGCAGCTATTGAGCATCCCGAGGAGCGCGGCGATCCCTCTGAAACTCGCCCCATAACCGATGCTCGTCGGCACGGCGATCACGGGCGCGCCCACGAGCCCCCCCACCACGCTCGGCAGCGCCCCCTCCATGCCCGCGACGACAATGATCACCTGCGCGCGGGAGATCTCACGGATCTTACCGGCCACCCTGTGCAAACCCGCGACGCCCATGTCGTAGAACCGCGCTACCCGATTCCCCATCATCTCCGCGGTCACCGCCGCCTCTTCCGCCACCGGAGCGTCCGAGGTTCCCGCGCTCACCACGGCGATAAATCCGCGCGCCTTCCGAAGCTTCCGCTGCTCAACCGTCACCACCCTGCCGCGCGCGTGGTACACCGCCCCCCGGAACCGCTCGCGCAGGCGGCGGTACACCTCCTCCGAGGCCCTCGTCGCCAGAAGATTCTCTCCGGTCGAACAGATGCGCCAGGCGATTGCGTCAATCTCATCGAGCGTCTTCCCCTCGCAGAAAATCACCTCGGGGAATCCCTGTCTGAGCGCCCGGTGCCGATCCACGGTGCTGTGGCCGATCTCCTCGAACGGGAGATGCCTCAGCTTCTCCATCGCCGCCGCCACCGAAAGTTTCTTGCGGGCAACGTCTGAGAGAAGTTTCTTTATCAGGGATGGATTCATCATTTTTCGTGATGCGTCGTTCGTGAAGCGTGAAGCGCCTATAATGATTCACGCTTCACGTTTCACGCCTCACTCTTCACTAGTTTCAACCCGGGGGCGATGTCGAGGGACCAGTCGTCCCGCGCCCCGTCCGTGTACTTCCGGTATCCGAGTGCCGCCACCATCACCCCGTTGTCGGTACAGTACTCTTTCGGCGCGCAGCGCAGCTCGATCCCGATCGTCAGAGCGCCCTCACGCAATCGTCGCCTCAGTGATTCATTCCGGGCAACGCCCCCCGCGAGCATGATGCACCTGGCGCGCGCGCTGCGCGCGGCGTGCAGCGTTTTCTTCAGCAGCACCTCTATCACCGCCTCCTGAAAACCACGCGCGACACCGTCAATCTCATCCGCGCTCAGCGGTTTCCCCGCATGCTTCTTCAGCCAGTAGAGGACCGCCGTCTTCAGGCCGCTGAAGCTGAAATTCAAGTCGCCGCTCCCCAAGAGGGGGCGGGGGAAACTCACTCGCTCGCAGGCCGCGCGGCCCGTGCCGGGGTCCGATCCGCAGTGCATCGCACGAGCCTCTACCGCGGGGCCGCCGGGGAACGGGAGACCGATCATGGATGCGACCTTATCATACGCTTCACCGACCGCGTCATCCTGCGTCTGACCCAGGATCTCATAGCGCCCCCACCCCCTGAGGAGCGCGAGGAGCGTGTGCCCCCCGGATACCACAAGCGCGAGGGCGGGGAACTCCACATCGCCGGCGAGGGAACACGAATATATATGAGCCTCGATATGGTTGACGCCGAGCGCGGAAACGCCGAGGCCGTACGCGAGCCCCTTCGCGAAGCTCACGCCCGAGAGCAGGCAGCCCGCGAGCCCCGGCCCCCTCGTTACGGCGACCAGCTCGATCTGCGGGAGGCTCACCCCCGACTCACGCACGCACTTCTGGAGCATCGCACCGAGCAGGCGAAGGTGCTGGCGAGAGGCGAGTTCCGGGACGACACCCGCGTACGGTGCGTGGATATCTTCCTGGGACGCGACCGCCTCTGATAGAATCCGTTCACCATCCTCAACCAGCGCGATACCGGTCTCGTCGCATGAAGTCTCTATGCCCAGAACCAACACAATGATCCCCTTAACCTGTTCTATTCACCAACCGCTGATATTCTGCCTACCCGCCTTCAACGTTTTCTATCCACGGATTACACCGATTGCAACCACAGCAAAAGTTGAAAGTATAAGGTTTAAAGTGTACGTGCATCCTTTTGCTTTCAGCTTTAGGCTGTTTTTACATCCGTGAAAATCAGTGAAATCCGTGGATGTAACCTTTTATTATTGGAATCCGCTCAATCCGGAGAATCCGCGGCTACTATTATTCTTTCATGAATTATTCAGGTTAATTATATGGTAGAGGGTTGAGAGTTGAGGATGTTGATACTGCATGGCCCCCAACGCTCCGCACGCATCGCCCGACTCAATAAGTAATCTTCAAGTTATAGCAGCTATGTACCGGCTGTCATTCCCGCCCCGTTTTCACGGGGTAAACTGCAGCGGGAATCCAGCATAGAATCTGGACTCCTGCTTCCGCAGGAGTGACAGATGCTAAAACATCCACCCCTAACCGACCCATTACCTCAATACTCAGCCTCACAGGGCATTCGGTCTCTTGGCCGTTCCCTTCTTCGCGTGCAATGTATCGCTGCCGCGCCCGGGGGATGAACCCCTGTGCGCGAGGAGGCCCTGGAGCAGATCAACGGCTCTCTCCAGCTGCACATCGGTCACGTCGGAGAGCTTTTTGAGCTCCTCCTTCTCCTCGTCCATATCCTTGCTGTCGGGGTTATCGCTGATCATCTTCTCAAGCCGGTGCTTGACG
Proteins encoded:
- the polA gene encoding DNA polymerase I, which translates into the protein MTLQRRKLFLIDGMSCAYRAFYAIRDLRTSSGEPTNAVYGFTNMLLKLMRERKPDAIAVVFDSATPTFRHERFEAYKAHRKPMPEDLLGQLPLIKEVIEAYRIMILQRDGLEADDLMGSLAVAASRSGYDVYLVTSDKDMLQLVGSGISVFRPDNGEIYDEDAVMRRYGVEPGKVVDVLALAGDASDNIPGVPGIGEKTAIELVREFGDLEGVLGNMERVKGEKRRENLKRFADQARLSRELVTLKGDVPLEFGPDECLVRSPDRNRISALFRRFEFRKLHAEVAGGAESGEKAYACVTDAIALEELASALARQEAVSMNLETTGGDPMRADPVGVSFSWRPGEGFYVPLNGSLAPEKIMATLRPVLENPAVRKIGQNIKYDMLVLRRCGVELRGGSFDTMLAAYLLNPSQAAYGLADLALEYLDMRLTPISDLIGAGKKQISMRDVPLKTVCDCACADADVTLRLCRLTRPRLEEQGMWGLFQEVEMPLVGVLAEMEAVGVRIDTALLERLSGEIGAQLDELEKSIYEMAGEPFNINSPAQLGRVLFERLKMPASRKIKTGHSTDYDALLKLSKIHPLPSKLLEYRQLNKLKTTYVDALPRMVNPRTGRIHTSFNQAGTATGRLSSSDPNLQNIPVRTELGRRIREAFIPGSEGMVLLSADYSQIDLRILAHLSGDRELMEAFRRDEDIHTRTAAALFDVEPARVTPEMRRQAKTVNFGIVYGMSAYGLARELGIEPSGAQRVIDRYFEHYRGLRDYIEKSLVEATERGYVSTMLNRRRAVPELTSRSQSTRDLGRRIAINTPIQGSSADLIKIAMREIAKDLREGRWRAAMLIQIHDELLFEVAGGQAQSLGDMVSAKMEGVWKLNVPIRAHVKTGKNWGEL
- a CDS encoding type IV pilus twitching motility protein PilT, with amino-acid sequence MVDMKELLERVVAEGASDLHICVGCPPTIRVDGRLLPLEMPPLVATDTEKFVRSITSDQNQEKVRSRGGVDFGFSFGDRARFRVSVYKQKGSFAMALRLIPSCMMTMEEIGLPPMIKNLLYAPRGMVLITGPTGCGKTTTLAAMLNVINQEKECHILTIEDPIEYFHDHAKAVVTQREVEVDVPDFHEAIVRGLRQDPDVILVGEMRDLATMEAAIRAAETGHLVFSTLHTTGAGRTVDRIIDAFPVGQQAQVRSQLSQSIVAVISQILLVRAGGRGRVAVFEIMIATPSIQNLIRENKTFRIQSDIQTGSRFGMKTLDMSLMEMYRKGTISYESMMAAAQDPEQILIQLRSK
- the larC gene encoding nickel pincer cofactor biosynthesis protein LarC — its product is MRSTNDERRMTGHRYMKIAYFDCFAGVSGDMILGALLDAGLKLKELERALSRVPVRGYRLDARRVTRGGLGGTRVIVRVEPGAGKRVRGIRDILAIVRRSKLPERVSAGAERAFLELARAESRVHRTRLARAHFHELGAVDALVDVIGSLAGLHALGVSEIYSSALPWNSGTVECAHGTLPVPAPATAELMRGMPVYQHRIHGEMVTPTGAAILKACANRIGQMPAMRITHVGYGAGGEQFKEFPNLLRLVIGQGGDCCETDAVGVVQTEIDDMSPAIYDYLSGRLYAGGALDVYITQIMMKKNRPGQLLTVLCAPEKIPLVADIIFMESTTLGVRFSEAQRLILPRVVVSARTPYGRVRVKLAKRPDGHVSVSPEHDDCARLASKRGVPLIRVMAAASRAAEAEIKKRKALLFDKNIYYNQK
- the larB gene encoding nickel pincer cofactor biosynthesis protein LarB — encoded protein: MMNPSLIKKLLSDVARKKLSVAAAMEKLRHLPFEEIGHSTVDRHRALRQGFPEVIFCEGKTLDEIDAIAWRICSTGENLLATRASEEVYRRLRERFRGAVYHARGRVVTVEQRKLRKARGFIAVVSAGTSDAPVAEEAAVTAEMMGNRVARFYDMGVAGLHRVAGKIREISRAQVIIVVAGMEGALPSVVGGLVGAPVIAVPTSIGYGASFRGIAALLGMLNSCAAGVTVVNIDNGFGAGYAAALINRRS
- the tsaD gene encoding tRNA (adenosine(37)-N6)-threonylcarbamoyltransferase complex transferase subunit TsaD, with the translated sequence MLVLGIETSCDETGIALVEDGERILSEAVASQEDIHAPYAGVVPELASRQHLRLLGAMLQKCVRESGVSLPQIELVAVTRGPGLAGCLLSGVSFAKGLAYGLGVSALGVNHIEAHIYSCSLAGDVEFPALALVVSGGHTLLALLRGWGRYEILGQTQDDAVGEAYDKVASMIGLPFPGGPAVEARAMHCGSDPGTGRAACERVSFPRPLLGSGDLNFSFSGLKTAVLYWLKKHAGKPLSADEIDGVARGFQEAVIEVLLKKTLHAARSARARCIMLAGGVARNESLRRRLREGALTIGIELRCAPKEYCTDNGVMVAALGYRKYTDGARDDWSLDIAPGLKLVKSEA